GGTTAATGGAGAGTGTTGGAGGAATAAAATACAGTTACATTGTTGAAAGTTATAGACATACAAGATATAAAAAGAGATGGACAATAGCAGGTCCGAGCTGTGACAGTTTTGATGTAATAGATAAAAATGTGGCACTACCGGAACCGGATGTCAATAATCTGATTCTCGTATTATCCAGTGGTGCCTACACGGTATCCTATGCTTCAGAATTTAATGGTTTTTCGATACCCAAAACACTTCTTATATAAAAGAGAGGATGAACAATGATTAAATTTTTTGAAAGAGCCCCATATGCACCGGTCGAATATTCCTATGATGTTGAGGAGATTCTCTATAAGGGTAAGAGTAAATTCCAGGAAATTATGGTTATAAAGAGTCCACATTTTGGTAAAATGCTTGTCCTTGATGAAGTCGTCCAGATAACTGAAAGGGATGAGTTTTTTTACCACGAAATGCTTACCCATATCGTAATGCATGCCCATCCAAATCCAAAGAAAGTCATTGTTATTGGTGGTGGTGACGGAGGTGTAGTTAGAGAAGTCTTAAAACACAAAACTGTTGAAAAGGTTTACTTTGTAGAGATAGACGAGGAGGTAATTAATATTTCAAGAAAATTTTTCCCGACTGTAGCCTGTAGTGTTGACGATCCTCGTGTAGAGATAAAGATTATGGACGGCGCAGAGTTTGTAATAAGGAGGAAACTTTCAAATATAGATGCTGTTATAGTTGACTCTACAGACATTATTGGTTTTGCAAGGAGTCTTTACAAAACAGAGTTTTTTACCTCTGTAAGAGATTGTCTAACAGATGAAGGTATGTTTGTTACACACTCAGAGTCGCTTCATTTTCATAAGGATATGGTTATCGAGGTTCAGGAAACACTGAAAAAGGTCTTCCCTATAGTTGACCTGTATACTGCTCCAATTGCAACCTATCCAGGAAATTGGTGGGCTTTCGCAGTAGCATCCAAAAATCTTTCACCGCGGGAGATGAAACGTAAATTTGAAATAAAAACAAAATACTACAGCGATGAAATCCACAAGCAGGCATTTCTGCCTAAAGGCATGTACGAGAATCTGATGCAAAGAAATCTAGAATGGTAAAAAATATCTCTATCAAAGATACAAAAATCAGCAATAACTGGTTTATCGATAAGGAGAGCGAACACAGGTGGATATACCACAGGATGAGAAGACATCTCCTATCTTTAGAGACAAAGTTCCAGCAGGTACGTCTTATTGATACTTACAATTTTGGTCGTGTTCTTGTGCTTGATAACAAAATTCAATCAGCAGAATCAGACGAGTACATCTATCATGAGGTACTTGTGCATCCAGCAATGATTACACATCCAGAGCCAAGAGATGTGCTTATCCTTGGAGGTGGAGAAGGAGCAGTCCTGAGGGAGGTGCTGAAACACTCGACAGTTAAAAGGGCAGTAATGGTTGATATAGATAAAGAACTGGTGGAGTTTTGCAAAGAACATCTCGAAAAATGGCATCGAGGGTCTTTTTTTGATAAAAGGGCAGAAATTGTTTTTGATAATGCAATAGATTTTGTTAAAAATACCAGGGATAGATTTGATATAGTAATAGCCGATATAAGCGACCCTATTGAGAAGGGTCCAGCATCTTTGATCTATACGAAGGAATGTTACAGGTCTATCATGAGAATACTTTCAGACGATGGAATATTTGTAACGCAGGCAACAGAGGTATTTTACAATCAGCAAGAAGTTCACTCAATAATAAACAAGACTGTAGCTTCTGTGTTCCCAATAGCAGAATCCTATTGTGATTATATTCCGAGCTTTACTTCAATGTGGGGTTTCGTAACTGGTTCTCAAAATTACTCTTTGAAGAAAATAACACCAGAAGAGATCGAAGATGGGTTAAGAAGACGAGGAGTTAAAGGACTGAGATATTACGATTTAGAGACACATGAAAGATTGTTTAACTTGCCAATGAGGCTCAGGAAGATGATTTCCAGTCAGAAATTTGTAGCGACTATAAAAAAACCGATAAAAGTTTACTCTAATCGGTAGACAACGGACTTTATGTCCGTTGATTTTTTCTATTCGGTAGATTTTTTTCTAAATTCAACGAGGGTAAACCTCGTTGTCTACCAAAGTTTTTCTATCCTCTTGACATTTATAATAAGAATTGTTAATTTATTAGCACTCGCCGTTAAAGAGTGCTAAGGTTTTTAGAAGGTAAGAAACTATGCAAACAGAATATTTGAATGAGAGGTGTCAGGAGATACTCAAGGTGATTGTCCACAGCTACATAGATACCGCTGGACCTGTAGGTTCGCGTACGATTACTAAGAGATACAATATAGGACTCAGCCCTGCGACAATAAGGAACATAATGGCTGATCTGGCAGATATGGGATTTTTGACACAGCCACATACATCTGCTGGTAGAGTCCCTACAGATAAAGGCTATCGTTTTTATGTGGACAGCATAATAAACAGCAAGGGTTTCAGAGATATCAATAACGCCGAGAAAGAAATGTCTTCAAGGCTCGAGATAACAAAAAGAGACATAAAAGAACTGATGCAGGAAACATCAAGGATGTTGTCATTGCTTTCACACTACCTCGGTGTGGTTCTTGCTCCAAGGCTTGAAGATTCTACATATAAGAGAATGGACTTTGTGCGACTTAAGGATAGACACATCCTTGTTATATTTATATCAGATGAGGAGATTGTCCATAACAGGATAATAGAGATAGATGAAGATATTACGCAGAAAGACCTTAACCGGATTAGTAATTTCCTGAGCAGAGAACTCTATGGTTTAGGCCTCAAAGAGGTCAGGAGGAGAATATTTAGCAAGATGTATGAAGAAAAGATGCAGTGTGATAGATTAATTAAGAGGGCGTTGAGTATATGCAGAGAGATGGTGATGGCTGGCAGTGAAGGGGATGTGTATATCGGGGGTATTGCTGATTTACTTGATCTGCCAGAATTTGCAGATCTTCGCAAGATAAAAGAACTATTCAAAGCAATAGAAGATAAACACCTGTTACTTAAACTGCTTGATAAAACTATGGAGACAGATGGGCTTCGGGTCTTCATAGGTGAAGAGAATCCACTTTGTGAAATGAAAAACTGTGCTATTGTGACTTCAACATATAAAGAAGGAGATAAACCCTTAGGAGTCCTTGGTATTATAGGTCCTACAAGGATGAATTATTCAGAAGTGATACCGATAGTTGACTACACGGCTATGCTACTCAGTCGTCTTCTTAGCCAGAGATAAGTTGGGAGGTGTTGTATATGGGTGAAGATGCTGAGATACACGATCCTGAACTTGTTTCAGGAGAGGTAAAGAACGAAATGCCAGTAGAAAAAACAGTTGCTGAAAGGGAGATTGATGAACTGAGTAAGGAGTTGGAAGAGAAGACCAGAGAACTCAATGAGGTAAAGGATAAATACCTCAGGCTTTATGCAGAATTTGAAAACTATAAGAAATATATAACGAAAGAACAGAGAGAACTTCTGAGGTATGGTAATGAAAGTTTGATTCGTGAAATACTATCTGTGGTTGACAACCTTGAGAGGGCGATATCTCATGCAGAAGGTAGTAATGAATCTAAAGGTCTTATTGATGGCGTAGAGATGACTCTGAATCAACTAAAAAGTATCCTCGAAGGATTCGGGGTGACACCTATAAAGGCAATAGGTGAGCCTTTTGATCCATCAAGACATCATGCGCTGACACAGGTAGAATCTGAAGAATATGATGAGAATATAGTTGTTGAAGAATTCAACAAGGGCTACTATCTTAACGAGAGGGTGATTCGGCCAGCATTTGTCAGTGTGGCGAAGAAACCAGAAACCAGAACTAAGGATTAAAGGATTAAAGGGATAAGTTGCTTGTCCCTTAATCCTTCTTAAATCCTAATGAGGAGGGATTTAAAATGGGAAAGGTAATTGGAATAGACTTGGGTACTACCAACTCATGTGTGGCGGTGGTTATTGGTGGTGAACCGGTGGTTATACCAAATCAAGAAGGAAGCCGCACCACCCCTTCTGTAGTCGCCTTTACAGATAAAGGTGAAAGGCTCGTAGGACAGATTGCAAAAAGACAGGCGATAACAAATCCTGAAAATACTGTCTTTTCTATTAAAAGACTGATAGGGAGAAGATTCAATTCACCAGAGGTTGCCTCTGCAATTAAAAGACTTCCCTATAAGATAGTTGAGGCGCCAAATGGGGATGTGCATGTGGAAGTGAAGGGAAAGAGGTATTCTCCAGCAGAGATATCTGCCATGATACTTCAGAAGATGAAACAGGTGGCAGAGGATTACCTCGGTGAAAAGGTAACAGAGGCTGTTATCACAGTCCCTGCATATTTTGATGATAGCCAGAGACAGGCAACAAAGGATGCTGGTAAGATCGCAGGTCTGGAGGTCCTCAGAATAATCAATGAGCCAACCGCCGCATCACTTGCATATGGTCTTGAAAAGAAAAAGGATGAAAGGATCGCTGTTTACGACCTCGGTGGTGGGACATTTGATATATCTATCCTTGAAATAGGAGAAGGTGTATTCGAGGTAAAATCCACAAATGGCAATACCTATCTGGGTGGCGATGACATCGACGTAAGGATCATAGACTGGATGGTGGATGAGTTCAGGAAGGATCAGGGGATTGACCTGAGAAAGGACAAGATGGCACTCCAGAGGTTGAAGGAGGCTTCCGAAAAGGCAAAGATAGAACTTTCACAGGCTATGGAGACAGACATAAATCTCCCATTTATTACTGCTGACGCTACAGGACCAAAGCACCTTCAGATGAAACTTACAAGGGCAAAGTTTGAGCAACTCGTAGATGACCTAATAGAGAGCACCATAGAGCCTTGCAGGAAGGCACTCTCTGATGCAAGTATTACGCCGAGGGATGTAAATGAGGTAATTCTTGTTGGTGGTCAGACAAGGACACCGAAGGTTCAGAATATAGTAAAGGAATTCTTTGCAAAGGAACCCCATAAAGGGGTGAATCCTGACGAGGTGGTTGCGATTGGTGCATCTATTCAGGCAGCGGTACTAAAAGGAGAGATTAAGGATGTTCTGCTTCTTGATGTTACCCCACTCTCCCTTGGGATAGAGACACTCGGTGGTGTATTTACAAAACTGATAGAAAGAAACACGACCATTCCTACAAAGAAGAGCCAGATATTTTCCACAGCGGCTGATAACCAGACCGCTGTTACGATAAAGGTTCATCAGGGTGAACGGGAAATGGCAGCAGATAACAAGCTTCTTGGTGTATTTGACCTTGTAGGGATTCCTCCTGCACCGAGGGGGATGCCACAGATAGAGGTTACATTCGACATAGATGCGAATGGTATCGTACATGTATCTGCAAAGGATCTCGGCACAGGTAAGGAGCAGTCAATAAAGATTACAGCCTCAAGTGGTCTAAGTAAAGAGGAAATAGAAAGGGCTGTAAAGGATGCAGAGGCACATGTACAGGAGGATAAAAAGAGAAGAGAACTTGCAGAGGTGCGTAATGAAGCAGATACCCTGATATACACCGTAGAGAAATCGCTCAGGGAGTATGGCGATAAGGTGAGTGAGGCTGAAAGATCGGCTATCAACAGTGCACTCGAGAGGGCAAAGAAGGCAAAGGATGGAGACGATATTGGTGAGATAAAGAGTGCTATGGAAGATCTCGGAAGGGCATCACACAAGTTAGCTGAGGAGATATACAAAAAGGCTGCCCAGACGCAGGAGGCGGGGGCACAGGCTGATACCTCAGGTAAAAAGAAGGAAGATGTAGTTGATGCCGATTTCGAAGAGGTGGATAAGGATAAGCGGTAAGCAGAAGGGTTCGAGGATTCAAGGGTTTGAGGGTTAAATAAAATCAAAATTCAAATTGCAAAATGCAAAATTATGGAATTCCTTAATTTTGATTTTTGCATTTTGAAATTTTTGCTTAACCACTTGAATCCCATCCTCTTGAACCCTTTTTAGCAACTTTTTGAGAGAAGAATCTATCATCTATCGGTTAATATGGCGAAGGATTATTATAAAATACTCGGTGTTCACAGAAACGCCACTGACACAGAGTTAAAAAAGGCATACAGAAAACTTGCGCTTCAATACCACCCTGACAGAAATCAAGGGGATAAATCTG
The window above is part of the Nitrospirota bacterium genome. Proteins encoded here:
- a CDS encoding type III PLP-dependent enzyme, whose protein sequence is LMESVGGIKYSYIVESYRHTRYKKRWTIAGPSCDSFDVIDKNVALPEPDVNNLILVLSSGAYTVSYASEFNGFSIPKTLLI
- the speE gene encoding polyamine aminopropyltransferase, with the translated sequence MIKFFERAPYAPVEYSYDVEEILYKGKSKFQEIMVIKSPHFGKMLVLDEVVQITERDEFFYHEMLTHIVMHAHPNPKKVIVIGGGDGGVVREVLKHKTVEKVYFVEIDEEVINISRKFFPTVACSVDDPRVEIKIMDGAEFVIRRKLSNIDAVIVDSTDIIGFARSLYKTEFFTSVRDCLTDEGMFVTHSESLHFHKDMVIEVQETLKKVFPIVDLYTAPIATYPGNWWAFAVASKNLSPREMKRKFEIKTKYYSDEIHKQAFLPKGMYENLMQRNLEW
- the speE gene encoding polyamine aminopropyltransferase, with product MVKNISIKDTKISNNWFIDKESEHRWIYHRMRRHLLSLETKFQQVRLIDTYNFGRVLVLDNKIQSAESDEYIYHEVLVHPAMITHPEPRDVLILGGGEGAVLREVLKHSTVKRAVMVDIDKELVEFCKEHLEKWHRGSFFDKRAEIVFDNAIDFVKNTRDRFDIVIADISDPIEKGPASLIYTKECYRSIMRILSDDGIFVTQATEVFYNQQEVHSIINKTVASVFPIAESYCDYIPSFTSMWGFVTGSQNYSLKKITPEEIEDGLRRRGVKGLRYYDLETHERLFNLPMRLRKMISSQKFVATIKKPIKVYSNR
- the hrcA gene encoding heat-inducible transcriptional repressor HrcA, whose translation is MQTEYLNERCQEILKVIVHSYIDTAGPVGSRTITKRYNIGLSPATIRNIMADLADMGFLTQPHTSAGRVPTDKGYRFYVDSIINSKGFRDINNAEKEMSSRLEITKRDIKELMQETSRMLSLLSHYLGVVLAPRLEDSTYKRMDFVRLKDRHILVIFISDEEIVHNRIIEIDEDITQKDLNRISNFLSRELYGLGLKEVRRRIFSKMYEEKMQCDRLIKRALSICREMVMAGSEGDVYIGGIADLLDLPEFADLRKIKELFKAIEDKHLLLKLLDKTMETDGLRVFIGEENPLCEMKNCAIVTSTYKEGDKPLGVLGIIGPTRMNYSEVIPIVDYTAMLLSRLLSQR
- the grpE gene encoding nucleotide exchange factor GrpE, producing the protein MGEDAEIHDPELVSGEVKNEMPVEKTVAEREIDELSKELEEKTRELNEVKDKYLRLYAEFENYKKYITKEQRELLRYGNESLIREILSVVDNLERAISHAEGSNESKGLIDGVEMTLNQLKSILEGFGVTPIKAIGEPFDPSRHHALTQVESEEYDENIVVEEFNKGYYLNERVIRPAFVSVAKKPETRTKD
- the dnaK gene encoding molecular chaperone DnaK, producing the protein MGKVIGIDLGTTNSCVAVVIGGEPVVIPNQEGSRTTPSVVAFTDKGERLVGQIAKRQAITNPENTVFSIKRLIGRRFNSPEVASAIKRLPYKIVEAPNGDVHVEVKGKRYSPAEISAMILQKMKQVAEDYLGEKVTEAVITVPAYFDDSQRQATKDAGKIAGLEVLRIINEPTAASLAYGLEKKKDERIAVYDLGGGTFDISILEIGEGVFEVKSTNGNTYLGGDDIDVRIIDWMVDEFRKDQGIDLRKDKMALQRLKEASEKAKIELSQAMETDINLPFITADATGPKHLQMKLTRAKFEQLVDDLIESTIEPCRKALSDASITPRDVNEVILVGGQTRTPKVQNIVKEFFAKEPHKGVNPDEVVAIGASIQAAVLKGEIKDVLLLDVTPLSLGIETLGGVFTKLIERNTTIPTKKSQIFSTAADNQTAVTIKVHQGEREMAADNKLLGVFDLVGIPPAPRGMPQIEVTFDIDANGIVHVSAKDLGTGKEQSIKITASSGLSKEEIERAVKDAEAHVQEDKKRRELAEVRNEADTLIYTVEKSLREYGDKVSEAERSAINSALERAKKAKDGDDIGEIKSAMEDLGRASHKLAEEIYKKAAQTQEAGAQADTSGKKKEDVVDADFEEVDKDKR